One segment of Meleagris gallopavo isolate NT-WF06-2002-E0010 breed Aviagen turkey brand Nicholas breeding stock chromosome 8, Turkey_5.1, whole genome shotgun sequence DNA contains the following:
- the CRTAC1 gene encoding cartilage acidic protein 1 isoform X2, with amino-acid sequence MLTLCLLSLAWPSEGSQRSEPMFTAVTHQLLPPDYDSNPTQLNYGVAVTDLDADGSFEIVVAGYNGPNLVLKYDKARGRLVNVAEDEHSSPYYALRDRPGNAIGVTACDVDGDGREEIYFLNTNNAFSGMATYTDKLFKLRNGRWEDLLSDEVNRDVASRFAGRSVACVDRTGSGRYSIYIANYASGKVGPHALLEMDVTASDPARGIVVLVDVAAQAGVSKYTGGRGVAVGPILSDSASDIFCGNENSPNFLFHNRGDGTYRDVAAVVGLDDPYQHGRGVALADFNRDGRVDIVYGNWNGPHRLYLQAGAPGRIKFRDIATPKFSMPSPVRTVIAADFDNDQELEVFFNNIAYRGSSANRLFRLIRREHSDPIVEELNPGDALEPEGRGTGGAVTDFDGDGMLDLILSHGESMAQPLSIFKSTQGAGNNWLRVVPRTRFGAFARGAKVVLFTRRSGAHLRIIDGGSGYLCEMEPVAHFGLGRDEASSLEVTWPDGRVLVRAVASSETNSVLEVPYPRDTEKPPVPTLLECGQGFSQHENGRCVDTNECAEFPFVCPREKPICINTYGGYRCRSNKRCARGFEPNEDGTACVAQVAFLGGYPSTGSWPWAPERILLSLGFGLCLCLYAL; translated from the exons ATGCTGACGCTGTGCCTGCTGTCCCTGGCCTGGCCCAGTGAGGGCTCCCAGCGCAGTGAGCCCATGTTCACCGCTGTCACCCACCAACTGCTCCCGCCTGACTACGACAGCAACCCCACACAGCTCAACTACGGCGTGGCTGTCACTGACCTGGATGCTGATGGCAGCTTTGAGATCGTAGTGGCAGG ATACAATGGCCCCAACCTGGTGCTCAAGTACGACAAGGCGCGGGGCCGGCTGGTCAATGTGGCAGAGGATGAGCACAGCTCCCCTTACTATGCGCTGCGGGACCGGCCGGGCAATGCTATCGGTGTGACAGCGTGTGACGTTGATGGGGATGGCCGGGAGGAAATCTACTTCCTCAACACCAACAATGCCTTCTCCG GCATGGCCACCTACACGGATAAGCTCTTCAAACTCCGCAACGGGCGCTGGGAGGACCTGCTGAGCGACGAAGTGAACCGCGACGTGGCCAGCCGCTTCGCCGGGCGCTCCGTCGCCTGTGTGGATCGCACG GGCTCGGGCAGGTACTCTATCTACATCGCCAACTACGCCAGCGGCAAGGTGGGCCCACACGCACTGCTGGAGATGGACGTGACTGCTAGTGACCCTGCCCGTGGCATCGTGGTGCTGGTGGACGTGGCCGCCCAGGCTGGTGTCAGCAAGTACACAG ggggCCGTGGTGTGGCTGTAGGCCCGATCCTGAGTGACAGTGCTTCTGACATCTTCTGCGGGAACGAGAACAGCCCCAACTTCCTCTTCCACAACCGTGGGGATGGGACATACCGGGACGTGGCAGCTGTGGTGG GGCTGGATGACCCCTACCAGCACGGGCGTGGTGTGGCATTGGCTGACTTCAACCGCGATGGCCGTGTGGACATTGTCTATGGCAACTGGAATGGGCCACACCGCCTCTACCTGCAGGCAGGGGCCCCCGGGCGCATCAAATTTCGG GACAtcgccactcccaaattctcCATGCCATCCCCCGTCCGCACTGTCATCGCTGCTGACTTTGACAATGATCAGGAGCTGGAGGTCTTCTTCAATAACATTGCCTACCGCGGCTCTTCTGCTAACCGCCTGTTCCG GCTCATCCGCAGGGAGCACTCAGACCCCATCGTAGAAGAGCTGAACCCGGGGGATGCGCTGGAGCCTGAGGGACGAGGCACTg GAGGTGCAGTGACAGATTTTGATGGCGATGGGATGCTGGATCTGATCCTATCCCACGGCGAGTCCATGGCACAGCCACTCTCCATCTTCAAGAGCACCCAG ggtgctggcaACAACTGGCTGCGGGTTGTGCCGCGCACCCGCTTTGGGGCCTTTGCACGAGGAGCCAAGGTGGTGCTGTTCACACGGCGCAGCGGTGCCCATCTGCGTATCATCGATGGCGGCTCAGGGTACCTGTGCGAAATGGAGCCCGTAGCACACTTTGGACTGG GACGTGACGAAGCCAGCAGCCTGGAGGTGACGTGGCCCGATGGCCGTGTCCTGGTGCGAGCGGTGGCCAGCAGCGAGACCAACTCTGTCCTGGAGGTCCCCTATCCCCGAGACACAGAGAAGCCACCGGTGCCCACCCTGCTGGAG TGCGGGCAGGGATTCTCCCAGCACGAGAACGGACGCTGTGTAG ACACCAACGAATGTGCTGAGTTCCCCTTTGTCTGCCCCCGGGAGAAGCCCATCTGCATCAACACCTATGGCGGGTACCGCTGCCGCAGCAACAAGCGCTGCGCTCGTGGCTTTGAGCCCAATGAGGATGGCACAGCATGTGTGG CTCAGGTGGCCTTTTTGGGGGGATACCCCTCCACTGGGAGCTGGCCCTGGGCCCCCGAACGCATTCTCCTCTCTCTGGGCTTCGGACTCTGCCTATGCCTCTATGCACTTTAA
- the CRTAC1 gene encoding cartilage acidic protein 1 isoform X4 produces MLTLCLLSLAWPSEGSQRSEPMFTAVTHQLLPPDYDSNPTQLNYGVAVTDLDADGSFEIVVAGYNGPNLVLKYDKARGRLVNVAEDEHSSPYYALRDRPGNAIGVTACDVDGDGREEIYFLNTNNAFSGMATYTDKLFKLRNGRWEDLLSDEVNRDVASRFAGRSVACVDRTGSGRYSIYIANYASGKVGPHALLEMDVTASDPARGIVVLVDVAAQAGVSKYTGGRGVAVGPILSDSASDIFCGNENSPNFLFHNRGDGTYRDVAAVVGLDDPYQHGRGVALADFNRDGRVDIVYGNWNGPHRLYLQAGAPGRIKFRDIATPKFSMPSPVRTVIAADFDNDQELEVFFNNIAYRGSSANRLFRLIRREHSDPIVEELNPGDALEPEGRGTGGAVTDFDGDGMLDLILSHGESMAQPLSIFKSTQGAGNNWLRVVPRTRFGAFARGAKVVLFTRRSGAHLRIIDGGSGYLCEMEPVAHFGLGRDEASSLEVTWPDGRVLVRAVASSETNSVLEVPYPRDTEKPPVPTLLECGQGFSQHENGRCVDTNECAEFPFVCPREKPICINTYGGYRCRSNKRCARGFEPNEDGTACVAQD; encoded by the exons ATGCTGACGCTGTGCCTGCTGTCCCTGGCCTGGCCCAGTGAGGGCTCCCAGCGCAGTGAGCCCATGTTCACCGCTGTCACCCACCAACTGCTCCCGCCTGACTACGACAGCAACCCCACACAGCTCAACTACGGCGTGGCTGTCACTGACCTGGATGCTGATGGCAGCTTTGAGATCGTAGTGGCAGG ATACAATGGCCCCAACCTGGTGCTCAAGTACGACAAGGCGCGGGGCCGGCTGGTCAATGTGGCAGAGGATGAGCACAGCTCCCCTTACTATGCGCTGCGGGACCGGCCGGGCAATGCTATCGGTGTGACAGCGTGTGACGTTGATGGGGATGGCCGGGAGGAAATCTACTTCCTCAACACCAACAATGCCTTCTCCG GCATGGCCACCTACACGGATAAGCTCTTCAAACTCCGCAACGGGCGCTGGGAGGACCTGCTGAGCGACGAAGTGAACCGCGACGTGGCCAGCCGCTTCGCCGGGCGCTCCGTCGCCTGTGTGGATCGCACG GGCTCGGGCAGGTACTCTATCTACATCGCCAACTACGCCAGCGGCAAGGTGGGCCCACACGCACTGCTGGAGATGGACGTGACTGCTAGTGACCCTGCCCGTGGCATCGTGGTGCTGGTGGACGTGGCCGCCCAGGCTGGTGTCAGCAAGTACACAG ggggCCGTGGTGTGGCTGTAGGCCCGATCCTGAGTGACAGTGCTTCTGACATCTTCTGCGGGAACGAGAACAGCCCCAACTTCCTCTTCCACAACCGTGGGGATGGGACATACCGGGACGTGGCAGCTGTGGTGG GGCTGGATGACCCCTACCAGCACGGGCGTGGTGTGGCATTGGCTGACTTCAACCGCGATGGCCGTGTGGACATTGTCTATGGCAACTGGAATGGGCCACACCGCCTCTACCTGCAGGCAGGGGCCCCCGGGCGCATCAAATTTCGG GACAtcgccactcccaaattctcCATGCCATCCCCCGTCCGCACTGTCATCGCTGCTGACTTTGACAATGATCAGGAGCTGGAGGTCTTCTTCAATAACATTGCCTACCGCGGCTCTTCTGCTAACCGCCTGTTCCG GCTCATCCGCAGGGAGCACTCAGACCCCATCGTAGAAGAGCTGAACCCGGGGGATGCGCTGGAGCCTGAGGGACGAGGCACTg GAGGTGCAGTGACAGATTTTGATGGCGATGGGATGCTGGATCTGATCCTATCCCACGGCGAGTCCATGGCACAGCCACTCTCCATCTTCAAGAGCACCCAG ggtgctggcaACAACTGGCTGCGGGTTGTGCCGCGCACCCGCTTTGGGGCCTTTGCACGAGGAGCCAAGGTGGTGCTGTTCACACGGCGCAGCGGTGCCCATCTGCGTATCATCGATGGCGGCTCAGGGTACCTGTGCGAAATGGAGCCCGTAGCACACTTTGGACTGG GACGTGACGAAGCCAGCAGCCTGGAGGTGACGTGGCCCGATGGCCGTGTCCTGGTGCGAGCGGTGGCCAGCAGCGAGACCAACTCTGTCCTGGAGGTCCCCTATCCCCGAGACACAGAGAAGCCACCGGTGCCCACCCTGCTGGAG TGCGGGCAGGGATTCTCCCAGCACGAGAACGGACGCTGTGTAG ACACCAACGAATGTGCTGAGTTCCCCTTTGTCTGCCCCCGGGAGAAGCCCATCTGCATCAACACCTATGGCGGGTACCGCTGCCGCAGCAACAAGCGCTGCGCTCGTGGCTTTGAGCCCAATGAGGATGGCACAGCATGTGTGG CCCAGGACTGA
- the CRTAC1 gene encoding cartilage acidic protein 1 isoform X5, translating into MLTLCLLSLAWPSEGSQRSEPMFTAVTHQLLPPDYDSNPTQLNYGVAVTDLDADGSFEIVVAGYNGPNLVLKYDKARGRLVNVAEDEHSSPYYALRDRPGNAIGVTACDVDGDGREEIYFLNTNNAFSGMATYTDKLFKLRNGRWEDLLSDEVNRDVASRFAGRSVACVDRTGSGRYSIYIANYASGKVGPHALLEMDVTASDPARGIVVLVDVAAQAGVSKYTGGRGVAVGPILSDSASDIFCGNENSPNFLFHNRGDGTYRDVAAVVGLDDPYQHGRGVALADFNRDGRVDIVYGNWNGPHRLYLQAGAPGRIKFRDIATPKFSMPSPVRTVIAADFDNDQELEVFFNNIAYRGSSANRLFRLIRREHSDPIVEELNPGDALEPEGRGTGGAVTDFDGDGMLDLILSHGESMAQPLSIFKSTQGAGNNWLRVVPRTRFGAFARGAKVVLFTRRSGAHLRIIDGGSGYLCEMEPVAHFGLGRDEASSLEVTWPDGRVLVRAVASSETNSVLEVPYPRDTEKPPVPTLLETPTNVLSSPLSAPGRSPSASTPMAGTAAAATSAALVALSPMRMAQHVWHRPHIAAQD; encoded by the exons ATGCTGACGCTGTGCCTGCTGTCCCTGGCCTGGCCCAGTGAGGGCTCCCAGCGCAGTGAGCCCATGTTCACCGCTGTCACCCACCAACTGCTCCCGCCTGACTACGACAGCAACCCCACACAGCTCAACTACGGCGTGGCTGTCACTGACCTGGATGCTGATGGCAGCTTTGAGATCGTAGTGGCAGG ATACAATGGCCCCAACCTGGTGCTCAAGTACGACAAGGCGCGGGGCCGGCTGGTCAATGTGGCAGAGGATGAGCACAGCTCCCCTTACTATGCGCTGCGGGACCGGCCGGGCAATGCTATCGGTGTGACAGCGTGTGACGTTGATGGGGATGGCCGGGAGGAAATCTACTTCCTCAACACCAACAATGCCTTCTCCG GCATGGCCACCTACACGGATAAGCTCTTCAAACTCCGCAACGGGCGCTGGGAGGACCTGCTGAGCGACGAAGTGAACCGCGACGTGGCCAGCCGCTTCGCCGGGCGCTCCGTCGCCTGTGTGGATCGCACG GGCTCGGGCAGGTACTCTATCTACATCGCCAACTACGCCAGCGGCAAGGTGGGCCCACACGCACTGCTGGAGATGGACGTGACTGCTAGTGACCCTGCCCGTGGCATCGTGGTGCTGGTGGACGTGGCCGCCCAGGCTGGTGTCAGCAAGTACACAG ggggCCGTGGTGTGGCTGTAGGCCCGATCCTGAGTGACAGTGCTTCTGACATCTTCTGCGGGAACGAGAACAGCCCCAACTTCCTCTTCCACAACCGTGGGGATGGGACATACCGGGACGTGGCAGCTGTGGTGG GGCTGGATGACCCCTACCAGCACGGGCGTGGTGTGGCATTGGCTGACTTCAACCGCGATGGCCGTGTGGACATTGTCTATGGCAACTGGAATGGGCCACACCGCCTCTACCTGCAGGCAGGGGCCCCCGGGCGCATCAAATTTCGG GACAtcgccactcccaaattctcCATGCCATCCCCCGTCCGCACTGTCATCGCTGCTGACTTTGACAATGATCAGGAGCTGGAGGTCTTCTTCAATAACATTGCCTACCGCGGCTCTTCTGCTAACCGCCTGTTCCG GCTCATCCGCAGGGAGCACTCAGACCCCATCGTAGAAGAGCTGAACCCGGGGGATGCGCTGGAGCCTGAGGGACGAGGCACTg GAGGTGCAGTGACAGATTTTGATGGCGATGGGATGCTGGATCTGATCCTATCCCACGGCGAGTCCATGGCACAGCCACTCTCCATCTTCAAGAGCACCCAG ggtgctggcaACAACTGGCTGCGGGTTGTGCCGCGCACCCGCTTTGGGGCCTTTGCACGAGGAGCCAAGGTGGTGCTGTTCACACGGCGCAGCGGTGCCCATCTGCGTATCATCGATGGCGGCTCAGGGTACCTGTGCGAAATGGAGCCCGTAGCACACTTTGGACTGG GACGTGACGAAGCCAGCAGCCTGGAGGTGACGTGGCCCGATGGCCGTGTCCTGGTGCGAGCGGTGGCCAGCAGCGAGACCAACTCTGTCCTGGAGGTCCCCTATCCCCGAGACACAGAGAAGCCACCGGTGCCCACCCTGCTGGAG ACACCAACGAATGTGCTGAGTTCCCCTTTGTCTGCCCCCGGGAGAAGCCCATCTGCATCAACACCTATGGCGGGTACCGCTGCCGCAGCAACAAGCGCTGCGCTCGTGGCTTTGAGCCCAATGAGGATGGCACAGCATGTGTGG CATCGTCCCCACATTGCAGCCCAGGACTGA
- the CRTAC1 gene encoding cartilage acidic protein 1 isoform X1, which translates to MLTLCLLSLAWPSEGSQRSEPMFTAVTHQLLPPDYDSNPTQLNYGVAVTDLDADGSFEIVVAGYNGPNLVLKYDKARGRLVNVAEDEHSSPYYALRDRPGNAIGVTACDVDGDGREEIYFLNTNNAFSGMATYTDKLFKLRNGRWEDLLSDEVNRDVASRFAGRSVACVDRTGSGRYSIYIANYASGKVGPHALLEMDVTASDPARGIVVLVDVAAQAGVSKYTGGRGVAVGPILSDSASDIFCGNENSPNFLFHNRGDGTYRDVAAVVGLDDPYQHGRGVALADFNRDGRVDIVYGNWNGPHRLYLQAGAPGRIKFRDIATPKFSMPSPVRTVIAADFDNDQELEVFFNNIAYRGSSANRLFRLIRREHSDPIVEELNPGDALEPEGRGTGGAVTDFDGDGMLDLILSHGESMAQPLSIFKSTQGAGNNWLRVVPRTRFGAFARGAKVVLFTRRSGAHLRIIDGGSGYLCEMEPVAHFGLGRDEASSLEVTWPDGRVLVRAVASSETNSVLEVPYPRDTEKPPVPTLLETPTNVLSSPLSAPGRSPSASTPMAGTAAAATSAALVALSPMRMAQHVWPRTEAPALTPHHWLRRLDPVPCACWFGLSHMCFSSPLCPGGGGNPSRGGSPQPSRGKSPQFVF; encoded by the exons ATGCTGACGCTGTGCCTGCTGTCCCTGGCCTGGCCCAGTGAGGGCTCCCAGCGCAGTGAGCCCATGTTCACCGCTGTCACCCACCAACTGCTCCCGCCTGACTACGACAGCAACCCCACACAGCTCAACTACGGCGTGGCTGTCACTGACCTGGATGCTGATGGCAGCTTTGAGATCGTAGTGGCAGG ATACAATGGCCCCAACCTGGTGCTCAAGTACGACAAGGCGCGGGGCCGGCTGGTCAATGTGGCAGAGGATGAGCACAGCTCCCCTTACTATGCGCTGCGGGACCGGCCGGGCAATGCTATCGGTGTGACAGCGTGTGACGTTGATGGGGATGGCCGGGAGGAAATCTACTTCCTCAACACCAACAATGCCTTCTCCG GCATGGCCACCTACACGGATAAGCTCTTCAAACTCCGCAACGGGCGCTGGGAGGACCTGCTGAGCGACGAAGTGAACCGCGACGTGGCCAGCCGCTTCGCCGGGCGCTCCGTCGCCTGTGTGGATCGCACG GGCTCGGGCAGGTACTCTATCTACATCGCCAACTACGCCAGCGGCAAGGTGGGCCCACACGCACTGCTGGAGATGGACGTGACTGCTAGTGACCCTGCCCGTGGCATCGTGGTGCTGGTGGACGTGGCCGCCCAGGCTGGTGTCAGCAAGTACACAG ggggCCGTGGTGTGGCTGTAGGCCCGATCCTGAGTGACAGTGCTTCTGACATCTTCTGCGGGAACGAGAACAGCCCCAACTTCCTCTTCCACAACCGTGGGGATGGGACATACCGGGACGTGGCAGCTGTGGTGG GGCTGGATGACCCCTACCAGCACGGGCGTGGTGTGGCATTGGCTGACTTCAACCGCGATGGCCGTGTGGACATTGTCTATGGCAACTGGAATGGGCCACACCGCCTCTACCTGCAGGCAGGGGCCCCCGGGCGCATCAAATTTCGG GACAtcgccactcccaaattctcCATGCCATCCCCCGTCCGCACTGTCATCGCTGCTGACTTTGACAATGATCAGGAGCTGGAGGTCTTCTTCAATAACATTGCCTACCGCGGCTCTTCTGCTAACCGCCTGTTCCG GCTCATCCGCAGGGAGCACTCAGACCCCATCGTAGAAGAGCTGAACCCGGGGGATGCGCTGGAGCCTGAGGGACGAGGCACTg GAGGTGCAGTGACAGATTTTGATGGCGATGGGATGCTGGATCTGATCCTATCCCACGGCGAGTCCATGGCACAGCCACTCTCCATCTTCAAGAGCACCCAG ggtgctggcaACAACTGGCTGCGGGTTGTGCCGCGCACCCGCTTTGGGGCCTTTGCACGAGGAGCCAAGGTGGTGCTGTTCACACGGCGCAGCGGTGCCCATCTGCGTATCATCGATGGCGGCTCAGGGTACCTGTGCGAAATGGAGCCCGTAGCACACTTTGGACTGG GACGTGACGAAGCCAGCAGCCTGGAGGTGACGTGGCCCGATGGCCGTGTCCTGGTGCGAGCGGTGGCCAGCAGCGAGACCAACTCTGTCCTGGAGGTCCCCTATCCCCGAGACACAGAGAAGCCACCGGTGCCCACCCTGCTGGAG ACACCAACGAATGTGCTGAGTTCCCCTTTGTCTGCCCCCGGGAGAAGCCCATCTGCATCAACACCTATGGCGGGTACCGCTGCCGCAGCAACAAGCGCTGCGCTCGTGGCTTTGAGCCCAATGAGGATGGCACAGCATGTGTGG CCCAGGACTGAAGCCCCAGCACTAACCCCGCATCACTGGCTCCGTCGCCTCGATCCCGTGCCATGTGCCTGCTGGTTTGGCCTGAGCCACATGTGCTTTTCAAGTCCCCTCTGCCCGGGGGGGGGGGGCAACCCCAGCAGAGGAGGCTCCCCCCAACCCAGCAGGGGAAAGTCCcctcagtttgttttttaa
- the CRTAC1 gene encoding cartilage acidic protein 1 isoform X3 — protein MLTLCLLSLAWPSEGSQRSEPMFTAVTHQLLPPDYDSNPTQLNYGVAVTDLDADGSFEIVVAGYNGPNLVLKYDKARGRLVNVAEDEHSSPYYALRDRPGNAIGVTACDVDGDGREEIYFLNTNNAFSGMATYTDKLFKLRNGRWEDLLSDEVNRDVASRFAGRSVACVDRTGSGRYSIYIANYASGKVGPHALLEMDVTASDPARGIVVLVDVAAQAGVSKYTGGRGVAVGPILSDSASDIFCGNENSPNFLFHNRGDGTYRDVAAVVGLDDPYQHGRGVALADFNRDGRVDIVYGNWNGPHRLYLQAGAPGRIKFRDIATPKFSMPSPVRTVIAADFDNDQELEVFFNNIAYRGSSANRLFRLIRREHSDPIVEELNPGDALEPEGRGTGGAVTDFDGDGMLDLILSHGESMAQPLSIFKSTQGAGNNWLRVVPRTRFGAFARGAKVVLFTRRSGAHLRIIDGGSGYLCEMEPVAHFGLGRDEASSLEVTWPDGRVLVRAVASSETNSVLEVPYPRDTEKPPVPTLLECGQGFSQHENGRCVDTNECAEFPFVCPREKPICINTYGGYRCRSNKRCARGFEPNEDGTACVASSPHCSPGLKPQH, from the exons ATGCTGACGCTGTGCCTGCTGTCCCTGGCCTGGCCCAGTGAGGGCTCCCAGCGCAGTGAGCCCATGTTCACCGCTGTCACCCACCAACTGCTCCCGCCTGACTACGACAGCAACCCCACACAGCTCAACTACGGCGTGGCTGTCACTGACCTGGATGCTGATGGCAGCTTTGAGATCGTAGTGGCAGG ATACAATGGCCCCAACCTGGTGCTCAAGTACGACAAGGCGCGGGGCCGGCTGGTCAATGTGGCAGAGGATGAGCACAGCTCCCCTTACTATGCGCTGCGGGACCGGCCGGGCAATGCTATCGGTGTGACAGCGTGTGACGTTGATGGGGATGGCCGGGAGGAAATCTACTTCCTCAACACCAACAATGCCTTCTCCG GCATGGCCACCTACACGGATAAGCTCTTCAAACTCCGCAACGGGCGCTGGGAGGACCTGCTGAGCGACGAAGTGAACCGCGACGTGGCCAGCCGCTTCGCCGGGCGCTCCGTCGCCTGTGTGGATCGCACG GGCTCGGGCAGGTACTCTATCTACATCGCCAACTACGCCAGCGGCAAGGTGGGCCCACACGCACTGCTGGAGATGGACGTGACTGCTAGTGACCCTGCCCGTGGCATCGTGGTGCTGGTGGACGTGGCCGCCCAGGCTGGTGTCAGCAAGTACACAG ggggCCGTGGTGTGGCTGTAGGCCCGATCCTGAGTGACAGTGCTTCTGACATCTTCTGCGGGAACGAGAACAGCCCCAACTTCCTCTTCCACAACCGTGGGGATGGGACATACCGGGACGTGGCAGCTGTGGTGG GGCTGGATGACCCCTACCAGCACGGGCGTGGTGTGGCATTGGCTGACTTCAACCGCGATGGCCGTGTGGACATTGTCTATGGCAACTGGAATGGGCCACACCGCCTCTACCTGCAGGCAGGGGCCCCCGGGCGCATCAAATTTCGG GACAtcgccactcccaaattctcCATGCCATCCCCCGTCCGCACTGTCATCGCTGCTGACTTTGACAATGATCAGGAGCTGGAGGTCTTCTTCAATAACATTGCCTACCGCGGCTCTTCTGCTAACCGCCTGTTCCG GCTCATCCGCAGGGAGCACTCAGACCCCATCGTAGAAGAGCTGAACCCGGGGGATGCGCTGGAGCCTGAGGGACGAGGCACTg GAGGTGCAGTGACAGATTTTGATGGCGATGGGATGCTGGATCTGATCCTATCCCACGGCGAGTCCATGGCACAGCCACTCTCCATCTTCAAGAGCACCCAG ggtgctggcaACAACTGGCTGCGGGTTGTGCCGCGCACCCGCTTTGGGGCCTTTGCACGAGGAGCCAAGGTGGTGCTGTTCACACGGCGCAGCGGTGCCCATCTGCGTATCATCGATGGCGGCTCAGGGTACCTGTGCGAAATGGAGCCCGTAGCACACTTTGGACTGG GACGTGACGAAGCCAGCAGCCTGGAGGTGACGTGGCCCGATGGCCGTGTCCTGGTGCGAGCGGTGGCCAGCAGCGAGACCAACTCTGTCCTGGAGGTCCCCTATCCCCGAGACACAGAGAAGCCACCGGTGCCCACCCTGCTGGAG TGCGGGCAGGGATTCTCCCAGCACGAGAACGGACGCTGTGTAG ACACCAACGAATGTGCTGAGTTCCCCTTTGTCTGCCCCCGGGAGAAGCCCATCTGCATCAACACCTATGGCGGGTACCGCTGCCGCAGCAACAAGCGCTGCGCTCGTGGCTTTGAGCCCAATGAGGATGGCACAGCATGTGTGG CATCGTCCCCACATTGCAGCCCAGGACTGAAGCCCCAGCACTAA